CGGGGATATCTCCCACACTAAAATTCAAACTCGAATCCGTCACAATCAGTGCCTCAGGTGCTTCTGCATCTTCAGCTGGATGACACACCCAGCCTGACGACTGAAGAGGCACTAACCACGCGGGATCTGGAGTTCCCAAAACGGCCACAACGCCCTTCTCCTCAAGCCCCGCGGCGACCATACCCTGGCGCACATTTGCGCTCGTCACAGCGCGTTTTGAGCGCTCATCTGACAACTCTTCGGGGCGGCCGCGCGTTGGTACATTCTGGCGCTGAAGCAATCGATCCAAAACAAGTCGGACCTGTGACGGACTCGGGCGCTCTTTCGGCAACTTCTCGAGCATCTGCATCACAATTTCTTCGAACATCAACGGAATCGTTCGCTCGGGCGCTCTCACTCGCATCGACACGGGCGTTGAGTACATATGCGAAGCCAAAAGAGTCACCGTAACTTTATCCGTAAAGACACGCTCTCCGGTGGTCATCTCGTAGAGAATACACCCGAAGGAGTACACGTCGGACTCCGGTCCAATCTCAGCCGCAAGAATCTGCTCTGGTGAGAGATACTGCGGAGTTCCGGAGATCACTCCTTCCTGCGTCATTCTATTTAGGTCGTTGTCTACCGCGATAAAGGCCAGTCCAAAGTCCACAACGACGGCACGAATCGTACCGTCACTCTGAGGCTCAATCAGAATATTCTCTGGCTTCAGGTCTCTGTGGACTAGGCCGATTTGATGCGCTGCATCTAAGACGTCTGCAATCTGCCGTCCGATGTTGTAGATCGTGTCAAGGTCGAGCTTTTCCCGCTTGAGCCAGCTCAACAAAGTGTGCCCACTCAAGAGCTCCATCACCAAGAATGGCATCCCATCATCGGTCCCAAAATCATAGACTTCGACCGCATTTCGATGACGAAGCTTCGCCGCGACGCGCGCCTCGCGCTCAAAGCGTTTTCGAAACTCCTCGCTTTGAAACCCGGTGTCGTGGAGCACCTTCAGAGCGACTTCTTTACCGAGCTCGATATGAGTGGCCACAAAGACTTGTCCCGCGCCGCCCTTTCCGAGCTCACGCTCCAGGCGGTATCTGGACGCCACCAATGTTCCCGGCTCAAGTACGCGGCTCATAGAATCACCTCGTAGACGTCCACAGGCTCACCACCTTGGGTCAGCAACTCGGTCGAGGTTTTTCCGAAGTCAAAGATATCCCCGGCGGCATCTCTTGTAGCGGCCGTAGTCAAGATCTGACGTGGCCTCGCCAGTGCCTCAAGGCGCGCTGCCACGTTTACTGCGTTTCCAATCGCTGTGTACTCCATTCGGGTTTCGGAGCCGATATTTCCAATGATCGCCGGCCCAGTATTGACGCCAATGGCCAACTCCACGGTAATCCCATAGGCTTCTTTCCAGCGCGCATTGCCGACCTCAAGCCAGGTCTGCATTTCTTCGGCCGCCTCAAGTGCCTTGATCGCATGGTCTTCAATCGGGTTCGGTGCACCCCAAAATGCCATCACACAATCACCGAGGAATTTATCGATGGTACCGCCGTACTTGAAGACTATCTCGGTCAAGATCGTGAAGAGCTCGTTCAAAATGGCGACGACTTGCTCTGGCTCCATCTTCTCGCAAAGGGGCGTAAAACGCACAACATCGGCAAAGAGCACGGTAATCTCACGGCGCGCTCCACCCAGTTGCATGTCTTGTTCGCGTCGAACAACGTTTTCAACCAACTCTTTTGGCAGATACCGGCCAAGGTCGTTCCGAATCGCGATCTCTCGCGCCATGGCTTCCTCGCTGGCCTGGAGCTCTTCAGCGGCACGATTCATGCCACCAGCAAGGAGCGCGACTTCGTCGCTTGTCTTGACGTTGACGCGTTCGCTGAACTTTCGTTGTGCCAGTGTTCGCGTGAATCCGACCAAGGCTTCAATAGGCCGTGTCACCCTGCGCGCGACCAGGAAGGCGAAAATCAACGCAAGTAGTGCCGCCACAATCGTGACAATGCTCACGATCGTACGCATTCGGCTTACCGAGGCATAAGCTTCCTCCAGTGGAATATCCA
This Microvenator marinus DNA region includes the following protein-coding sequences:
- a CDS encoding adenylate/guanylate cyclase domain-containing protein, whose translation is MSERVKFPLWVKLSLFGTLGAVIPTLVVGFGLIDVNESTLKTQSREFRLAIAEDIAGNMDGALERSKVTMATISSVLTGTELSEDQRIELALRLVEGESFVDRVTIYGPEGDYIATITQGAQAPANGLEDRVKDATQNAGFLIGEPALDAGGNLRVPLYAPLKPDPKAELITGFMEASLSLEQIQKRVEIVAGSRLSGIGESGGSALSVVDSKGRVLAHSDPSKRLQPTSFDGLLGQDISTLVGAQVAYSGESSDRQRLVSAKPLENLPWITVVDIPLEEAYASVSRMRTIVSIVTIVAALLALIFAFLVARRVTRPIEALVGFTRTLAQRKFSERVNVKTSDEVALLAGGMNRAAEELQASEEAMAREIAIRNDLGRYLPKELVENVVRREQDMQLGGARREITVLFADVVRFTPLCEKMEPEQVVAILNELFTILTEIVFKYGGTIDKFLGDCVMAFWGAPNPIEDHAIKALEAAEEMQTWLEVGNARWKEAYGITVELAIGVNTGPAIIGNIGSETRMEYTAIGNAVNVAARLEALARPRQILTTAATRDAAGDIFDFGKTSTELLTQGGEPVDVYEVIL
- a CDS encoding serine/threonine-protein kinase, which codes for MSRVLEPGTLVASRYRLERELGKGGAGQVFVATHIELGKEVALKVLHDTGFQSEEFRKRFEREARVAAKLRHRNAVEVYDFGTDDGMPFLVMELLSGHTLLSWLKREKLDLDTIYNIGRQIADVLDAAHQIGLVHRDLKPENILIEPQSDGTIRAVVVDFGLAFIAVDNDLNRMTQEGVISGTPQYLSPEQILAAEIGPESDVYSFGCILYEMTTGERVFTDKVTVTLLASHMYSTPVSMRVRAPERTIPLMFEEIVMQMLEKLPKERPSPSQVRLVLDRLLQRQNVPTRGRPEELSDERSKRAVTSANVRQGMVAAGLEEKGVVAVLGTPDPAWLVPLQSSGWVCHPAEDAEAPEALIVTDSSLNFSVGDIPVLVLAELSDFEKSTSLLKLGVSDVVGIPVDPAQLLKKLERAVRKKRRGS